A stretch of the Pleurodeles waltl isolate 20211129_DDA chromosome 2_1, aPleWal1.hap1.20221129, whole genome shotgun sequence genome encodes the following:
- the P2RY10 gene encoding putative P2Y purinoceptor 10: MKSNVSLDNCSSSSLTFQSSLYATIFTVIFIPGLLANSAALWVLCRFINKKNKAVIFMINLAAADLAHVLSLPLRIYYYINHTWPFKSTLCLLCFYLKYLNMYASIAFLTCISVQRCLFLRNPFKAKGWKRRYDVAISAIIWIIVGGTCSLFPVMRSSQLKTNSCFADLGMRKITLLESSFMLLLLELAGFVFPVVTILYCTWKTKQFLQNRETHVQFAREKSRALKLVVMCSAVFFICFAPYHINFLLYMLVNLDVITNCSVRSGILRFHPFSLCLANFNCCLDPILYYFMASEFQNQISRHGSSIIRGRLMSKDSGSS; the protein is encoded by the coding sequence ATGAAAAGTAACGTCTCATTGGATAACTGCAGCTCTTCGAGCCTGACTTTTCAGTCTTCTTTGTATGCCACCATCTTCACCGTTATTTTCATACCTGGCCTTCTGGCGAACAGTGCTGCATTGTGGGTATTATGCAGGTTCatcaacaagaaaaacaaggcagtcATTTTCATGATAAATCTGGCCGCGGCGGACCTGGCCCATGTGCTCTCCTTGCCTCTGCGAATCTATTACTATATAAACCATACCTGGCCCTTTAAGAGTACGCTCTGTCTGTTGTGTTTTTACCTGAAGTACCTCAACATGTACGCAAGCATTGCGTTCCTCACATGCATTAGCGTTCAGCGATGCCTCTTCCTGAGGAATCCTTTCAAAGCCAAAGGCTGGAAGCGCAGGTATGACGTAGCCATCAGCGCCATAATCTGGATCATTGTCGGTGGGACTTGTTCTCTCTTCCCAGTCATGAGAAGCTCGCAGCTGAAAACAAATAGCTGTTTCGCAGACCTTGGCATGAGGAAAATTACCCTGTTGGAGTCTTCGTTTATGCTCCTATTACTTGAATTGGCgggttttgtgtttcctgtcgttaCCATTTTGTACTGCacttggaaaacaaaacaatttcttCAAAACAGAGAAACGCATGTTCAGTTTGCCAGAGAAAAGTCCCGAGCTCTGAAACTGGTCGTGATGTGTTCAGCGGTTTTCTTCATTTGCTTCGCCCCATATCACATAAACTTTCTTTTGTACATGCTGGTCAACTTGGACGTCATAACAAATTGCTCAGTACGCAGTGGCATTTTAAGGTTTCACCCCTTCTCGTTGTGTCTCGCCAACTTCAATTGCTGCCTCGATCCCATCCTTTACTATTTCATGGCATCAGAGTTCCAAAACCAGATCTCGAGGCATGGTTCCAGTATCATTCGGGGTCGTCTAATGAGTAAAGATAGTGGCTCATCATAA